The following coding sequences lie in one Lentilactobacillus sp. SPB1-3 genomic window:
- a CDS encoding MerR family transcriptional regulator: MQYSIGEFSKISGLTIDTLRFYEKQGIVFSNRSENNQRYYTDKDIAWIEFVIRLKKTGMSIKKMQEYAKLRYEGDSTIPERLVLLFDQLDALHENQKQVEDHIEFLEQKIKTYLGLNDK, translated from the coding sequence ATGCAGTACTCTATCGGAGAATTTTCAAAAATTTCTGGGCTTACAATCGATACTCTGAGGTTTTATGAAAAGCAGGGAATTGTTTTTTCAAATAGAAGTGAGAATAATCAAAGATATTATACAGACAAAGATATAGCTTGGATAGAATTTGTTATTCGTTTGAAGAAAACGGGTATGAGCATTAAAAAAATGCAGGAATATGCCAAGTTACGTTATGAAGGTGATTCCACAATTCCTGAGCGATTAGTGCTGCTGTTTGATCAGTTGGATGCTCTGCATGAGAATCAAAAACAAGTTGAAGACCATATTGAGTTTTTGGAACAAAAAATAAAAACATATCTAGGATTGAATGATAAATAA